ATGTCATCGTCGTGGCCAACCGACGGATATGTGGATACCTCGTAATAATTGTTGTTAGAGTCGATATGAATTTCGGTCTGTAGCTCATAGCGTCAGGCAGAGTACACGTTCAAGTTTTATCGGGAACATACGggcccttcatcctccgtTGGCTTCTTGTTATTACGAACAGGAATGATACATGCTTGAGATGGCGTTAAAAAGTCATCCAAGTCGGTGATAGTCTGTTGGAGCGTCAGCGAAAGTCAACAACCAGCAGCTGTGTAACAACGTACGAGAGCGCCTGAGAAAGCCATTGTAGCGTAAGAGCTATTACAGGGGACGGCGCACTGAGGTATAGGAAGTGAGAGATGGGGTTGTAAAATCAAGAACGAACGACGAATAAGTGTGTAAGAAAAAACAATGTATAGTAGTTACTGAAATCTTTGTCATTCTACTCGTTCCGAGATCGCCACCCAAATCACCCGAAAGTTATTAACGTGATTGATGACAAACAAACGCGGTAATCACCGAACAATACGTGCCGGCAGTAGCCGAGAAAAATCGATAATTAATTAAAATAAATAACGGCTGGTTTCAATGCAGCGCCTTCAAGGAGGTCGATAAGTAAAGATTCATTTATAATTAatgtttcctttttttttcctgctGGGGAGCTTCTGTGACGCGGATGCGTGTCGATCCAACGACCAGAAATGTCGGTAACCCTTCATCCATGTATCACTCGCCGTACGTGTTTTATCTACCCAGCATTAAACAATGAACGACCACTTCGCAGCACTTAAcgcccctcctccccgaTACCTTTTAGAGTCCGACTCttcagacgaagaaggacagGGCGCTTACCCTGGTTCATCCACGCCTAAACCGAAGATTTCCATCGATACACCTGTCGAAGTTTTCTTCACCCGCGGGACTGGGAATGAGGGAGTCAAAGATTTGGTAGTGGGTTTGGGCCAGGCTGGCAAGTATTTAAAGAAGGACCTGGGTGTGGGTGGGTGTGCAGCCGGACAGCAAGAGGTCGGAAAAGTGGTGGTAGGCGGACGTCAAGTGgggcaaggatggaaagttggagaagggatggtTTTCTCAATAAATGAAGGGGATTTATCTCATGAAACTATATGGGAAATTTCCCAGAAATTATTGGCAAATATCAAAGCCCAATCGTGGTATgttcaatcttctccttgtgAAATGGATCCTAAGGCTCACATGCTGTCTTTGTGCGTCTGTGATAGGACGATAATAACGACATACGTCCCGTCAATGTATATTGTGTCCAAGACAAACGGCTCTAGAATACGTTCTGATCCGCCTATACGGTACCTTTCCCAAGGAGAGGTGAAAGTAGAAGGGGCAGAGATTTATGAAACGCCGAATTACTTGATTGGCATAGCGGGCGCCATCACATCTCTTGTAAGTGTTATCTCAAATTACTTGAAGTCCACTGTCATTTTCCAAATGAGCGATGGCGTACCTtatcttgatcttgacAATTAACCAACTAAACCAAACCACTATCAACAGTCTGCCCATCCCTCATCTACCATCCAACAAACAACGATCATCCTCCCTCTACCACTTTCCgttctccctctttcccatttGTCCACAGCCCTCACCCATATCTGCCCATCTATTTCCAGAGCTTTGAGTGGCATAAGGAGTAAGTggacagaagaggatgatcaGCCGTACTCTGCGCCTGGAATGGGAAAGGTTAGGGGCTTGGCGAAAGGTGTCGGGGAAGCTGTTGGGATGTATACTTAAACTGTCCAAAGGGCATTTGATCGGTAAAGACATATACGATGGTTGGGGTGGGCACACTCTAGGTATATGGAGCTGGTCGTTACTAGTAAGAAGATGAATACATACAGTATTTGAATATACTTGTGTGGCCATTGGCCAAAACATAGCACATGACCCAAAACAacccctctcctctcctggCCATTCACATGCTCTTTGCCCAGATGAATCATAGCGTAACGCCTGACATCTCACACTCCAAGCCTGGTCTTCCACCAGTCTAATCTTCAACCGCATCTCTAGGTCTATAGACACCACCCCTGGCTTCAATCGCATCAATTACATCTTGCGGTGCCCGACCTGTCACTCGCACAGCATAAATGCCTCTCATCCTTTTATCTGTTCGTCGCAATCCCACTTCTTGTCAGCTGACCATTCTTGTCTAATAAACAAAGAGGGGTGGAGaggggggagagggaactGACCTATGCGTTGCCATCTCGCAACCCAGCTCTCGGACGGTTCAATCATCGCAATCATACCATCATACAACAAACTCGTACATTCTGCCACTCTTTCAGCCGATCCCCTCATCTACTTCCCGCGACCTCCACATCAGCTTCATTTACTTTTTCAGCTATCACATGAAGTAAGGGGTAAGACTGACCTCGAGAATATCTTCGCAATTAGGACATCCCTGCGTTAAAAAGTCGTTTGTGGATTGTAAGATAGAACAGACAAGACAAGCACGGAGCTCCGCTCTTCCAGATTTAGGAGGCATTGttctgtttcttttttgtgGGTGGTAAACGAGTGAATATGTGAGCAGTTGTGGAAAATAAAGAGTTAGTCTTGAATCTTCAGTGGTGTCCTCCGTTGGTATGGTATATACGTGACAAGTGCTTGAATCATTTACGTAAGCATGACTATAACGGATGCTTGTGGGCAAAACGTTTCCACACTTTCTGCATTCCAAgcatccatctcatcttgaatccttcatctccgGCTCATTCCCAACTTGCTCCGGAACCATGTCTTCCAAAACACCCTTGTCCGATCCATTAACAATCCAAGAAAaacttctcctctcccagGCAGTCTACAAACTCGGGGCATTCAGCTGGGCAGAGGTGAGCAGCCTTTTGTTAGATCATCCTTGTATCAAGGATGCCACACCCCATGCCAGGCCGGCAAAACTTTTCACGCCAGAGCGATGTGAGGGTATATACAAGGAACTTATGGGTGTTATTGGTATTAATGTGTGAGTTTCGTTACACAGTATCAGTATCTGTAAAATGTCAGGTGTGAGCCAGAGGGTTGATAAAGTGATTCACATATAGGCCTGCGCCGGATGGTATCAAGCCGCATGGTAGGCTTATTCCATAATACGACTTTTGCGACGTCATGCTGAGTCTTCTGGTAGCCAAATCACACCTTCGTCTAGCCCAAAATTTCTACATAGCCCGTTTAACGGAATTACAAAACGAAATATCATCATACGAAACCCAGTTCACGTCTCTCATGTCTGAAATTACCGCTCTCAAGAAAGGAGAATTGGATAACCAACTGCGTGAAGAGATTAAGGCTGGGTTGCAAAGAAAGTTTGGTAAAAAGGCTGTTGAAGAGTGGATGCCTGGAAAGGCTGAAATTCAGAAAGCAGTAGAGGATGGGCCTgtaaaagaggaagagatggacgCTGTGGACCCAGAGTTTGTGAAGGAAGAcagggagaaggaagagaagcaaaaggatgtggaagaacagggaaaggatgttgagatggtGGACTATTCGACTTCGGAAGAGACCCCAGCCGTTTCTGTTTTGGAGAAGCAGGATGGACCGACAAAATCGTCAAAGCCTGAAACTGTCGAAGCAAAAGCTGAAAAGCCGGtagaagaggtgaagacaCCCAAGGCAGCACGCACCACTACTTCTCCGCAGCCATCACCACTTTCACCCGCTCCGTCCGACCATTCTTCTGTCCGATCTGCTAAATCTGCTgccgaagagaaagaggatgaggatatggaggaagaggcaggaaaagaagaagagaaggaggaggaaggagtcGTAcccgagaagaagagcaataAGCGTAAAGCCATCGCACAACCCAAGGGTGCACCTCCTACGAAGCGAAGTAGTCGACGGGGCGCTGTCACCGAGGAACCCGAAGTATCcgaagcggaagaggctgaagaagaagaaggagtggaggaaaaggaagaagagccaCCTATAACTCGTGGCCGTCGTTCTAAACGTTCTTCCCTGACAAAAccatctgcttctccttctgtacCCCCCAAGGATACTTCACCTACTGTATCCCGACGTGCCCCATCCGTCTCCTCTACAGCTTCTGCTGCCACACCAGGAGGCGagggtgaaagaaggagttCAAGACGTACCGCTGTGGCTGCTGCAGGTAGACGAGGGATGAGGGACGATGTAGTCTCTAAATCAGTCCGAGGTCAGACTGCCGATGCGGCGGACGCGGACGACGGACCCCCAACTCCAACTGCGGCAGAGGATCATGAGCCTGAAACGCGTAAATCGACTCGAGCCTCGCGCCGGAAATCTGGTCACCCCGAACACCAACAACAAGCCGCGGCGACACCTACCCCCGTTGAACGTGAGCGTCGAGGAACTCGGGCAACTACACGAAGTaagtcttcatcttcccttttttaataaaagaagaaagaaaatcTAGattttttcttgtttgtGGGAAACATTGCCGATGACGAATTTTGGATCGGCTGACAGGTAGTCCCCCGGCTAGACCTTCGCGAATCGGTCGAAAATGAGCAAGAACTTGCTTCAGTGAACAATGGCGACGAGAATAATgaccatgatgatgatcacaccataaataataataatgacGAGGTAGAAAATCCCGATCCCGACGCTCCCGTTGTCTCAGTCccaagcaacaacaacaggGGGAAAGGCAAGAAATCATCCAAGCCATTCTTGTTCTCCCTCCTTGAAGCGATTGCTTCTCACAGATTTGGCACAATCTTCGAGTCCCCCGTCAGAAAATCTGATGCCCCGGATTATTATTCAGTGATCAAGAAACCTATGGACTTGAAGACGATCAAAGGGAGGATCAAGGAGGGGAGGATCGAGCGGattgatgagcttgaaagGGATGTGCTCCTCATGTTCTCGTAAGTACTCGCATGCCGTAACAATCAATAGTAAGCTCTTGAATCAATTTACTAAGACAAAACATCGTCAGGAATGCGATGATGTACAATGCTTCTGATTCTCAAGTCTACGGAATGgcgaaggagatgatgaaggattGTGAAGGGCATTTTGCCCACTTCAGGAACATGGAGTTAGAATTGGACAAGGAAGGATAGTGAATTGACGAGCCTAGAAAGCGAGCCGGGGATTGAAGgatttcttttctcttttcatAGGAGAATAGGGATATCGGATTTTGTATCTATTCGTCATTTGTCACAGTCTCATGTATTTCAAGTCATTTGTAGGATGATCATCCTGTAGCGCTCTCACGCGGCGCTGCACTTGTGCTGTATGCGAACTTCATGGCTGCAGGGGTTTCTACTGTTTTCAACTATTTCCACATACGCCGCGAAGTCGAGTGACCGGCCTTTAGTCTGCCCAACGATTGTTTTCCTTGTGCCAACCCTGTTGTTTCACTTCATCAGTTACAGAGCTCACTATGATACACCTGGGATTATATCACTACTTACCTCAATACTATCACCCGGGCCGTAACCACCATATACCTTGGCCCCTGCGGGTACAGGGACGTGCTTGGGACACGAGTCACGCATGATACAGATGAGTGAAGCCGACTCCGGGATCGATGGGAGAGGGTTAGGCTTGTCGATAGATGAGGCAAAGGGGTAAATCCACTTTTAAAATGTCCATGGTTATACGTTAGCCAATTCAATGAGCATTGTATGATGATGTGAAGCAATGATAGACGTACGTCAGGCCACTCGTCATGGTAGTTCCAAAGCATACTACTGCACTCGGTGCAGAAACTCCTCTTGGAATTACCCATTTTTGTCGGTTTGTCATTCTCATCAAACTCGACTGCAGCAACATAGACCCTGGTAAGATTGTcaactcttcttttgaTCCGAAAAGGCAGTCATAATATGGCATGGTTACGCACTTGATCTTGTCCTTGCCGCGGATGATATTGAGAGTCTTGGTATTGCCCATCATGTTGACACTTCCCATGTATCCACCAACTTTACGACAGATGGAACACTGGCATAACTACATCATTTGGAGTCAGATATCTGTCTATGTTTGCCCGCTGCCCATAAGGTCCTTACCTGGAAGGGCACCGGAGTGTTGGACTGTAGAACAGGTCAGCATCAAGCTCATCCATGGTCCGTGGGCGACACTTACCTCGACGGTGTATTTGACGGATTTGCAGTGGCATGTCCTATGGGAAAAAACATTTTAGTCAGCACCATTTTCAAATCCCTCTCTCGCCTTCACCCACTCCCCTGCTCCGAGCTTTCTCATGTATTTACCCTTCGAGAAGAACTGGCATTTTTGTGGTACGATTTAGCGTTGTTAGATGTATCTAGTTTAAAGTATGCTTGTTATCGCTGCTTATTCATAATTCACTTCCAAGCATTCGTAGTGCttcatatatatattcCTTGGCGTAATACTATCAGAATTCACACTGTCCGTTATTATCTCGATTGTCGTCATAACCGACATAGGCATTCCCCCGTCATCTGCaaaccacctccacccccgACCGCCATGGAGGGACGGACAACTAGCTAATCCAGTATCCGGTGTCCCGATCTTAGCGCGTTCACTACTCGTACTAGTTCCCCGCAATGGGTCCGCGGCGTTTGTTCTATAGCCTTTCGCAAGCATCACAATCGTCACTCAGGTATACTTGGAAATActtattcttcttctccttcataTCTCTTACACATAGCATCCAAGTATTAGAAATAGAAGATAGTGATCTGGCAGGTTCATGATGGCAGAGCAAAATTTCTCGGCTGCTTTGGCTACGTGGAAGGGTGAGCGACTCTCCGTCTTGTCTCTCTTGCCTTTCCCCAATTGAAACACCGCCAGTCACTGATACGCTTTTGTATAGAAATCAATCTTTCGGAACTTCAGAAGAATTTGGACGCAACGGCTGTCGAGCTTGTTGACaatcaaaaagaaaacctGGTAGGCCGTAAGAAGTTAGCGGAGCAGACTCGAGGTGCGTCTCCACTTCGACTAACTAACTGAATCTAAACATAATTTCCACTCGTAGAATTCAAGAAACTCCCAGATGATGCTGAGAAATTTGCGGCTATTAAGGTCCTTCTCAAGGCTTATCAAGGTGAAATTGATGCCCTCACTCGACGCTCAAAGATGTCCGAAACATCGTTCTTGAACGTGTACAAGTTACTTGCCGATGCGCCTGATCCCTACCCTCTTTTGGATGCAGCTGTAGATCAGACAGTCAAAGTCGCGGAAGCCAGGATGCTGGAGAACGAGTTAGCCAGgctgagagaggaaaacggggaattgaagaagagtctgGGAGAAGCCGTTAAcgtggaggagaagaggaagaaggctgaaaGCAAGGTTGAACAGCTAGAGGAAAAGGTATGTTGTGCAATGATATTTGGCTTTGCATGCGGCTGACACATAAAAGATGGATGATCTAATTCGAGAAAGGGTTACtcagaaggaaaatgagcTCAATGCAGAATACGATGAGAGGATACGCAATTacgaggaaagagaaaaggaccTTCAGAGACAAGTGGAGATGGTCAAAAAGCAATTGCGAGATCTTCACATGTCCAATGAGAGTGCTGAGGCTAAACTCCTTAACGCCAACCAGCGTCAAGGTCAGCTATCAGACGCATTTGACGTTGCTATCGCTAATGTACTCCCACAGAGCAAGACGTGGCTGCAAGATTGGCCGAGCTCGACATGGTGGCCGCTGATCTTGTTCGAGCCAACGAACGTGTAGCGACCGTCGAACGACGAAACGTAAGTGCTTCCGTTTGCAAATTATGTTCAAGTCCACTAATCCATTTCCGTAGGAGATTCTCCGTTCTGAGATTGAGTCTGTTCGTTCTGGCTCACAGCAGGCTGAGAGAGTCAAAGCACTCGAAGCACAAGTATCCGAGCTTGAAGCCGAAGCATCTCGTGTCCTTGCCGCTCTTGATGCTGCCAAGGACGCCAAAACCGAAGCGGATCACCAGTTCAAGAAACAGGCCGAGGAATCTGCCAAGGAAATTTCTGCTCGAACTGCTGAGGTTGACGGATTGAAGGCCAAAGTGAAAGAAATGGCCGATTACGATGAAATCAAGCGGGAGCTTGAAATCATGAAGTATGTAGAATTCTCTGGAGCCGATTTTGGAGATGACGACGGAGAGAAACCTCAATTGCCCGACCCGAACGCTTCTGTCGCCAACAAGCAACGCGGTCAGTCTCTGGAAAAACTCCTCACCTCGAAGAACCGTCGTCTTCTGGAAGATCTCACAAAGCTTCGTGTTTCTTGGGAAGATCTTTCGAGCGAGCATGCCAAGGCGGAGGAAATAATTGAGGGTTT
Above is a genomic segment from Cryptococcus deuterogattii R265 chromosome 8, complete sequence containing:
- a CDS encoding homeobox protein cut-like protein translates to MMAEQNFSAALATWKEINLSELQKNLDATAVELVDNQKENLVGRKKLAEQTREFKKLPDDAEKFAAIKVLLKAYQGEIDALTRRSKMSETSFLNVYKLLADAPDPYPLLDAAVDQTVKVAEARMLENELARLREENGELKKSLGEAVNVEEKRKKAESKVEQLEEKMDDLIRERVTQKENELNAEYDERIRNYEEREKDLQRQVEMVKKQLRDLHMSNESAEAKLLNANQRQEQDVAARLAELDMVAADLVRANERVATVERRNEILRSEIESVRSGSQQAERVKALEAQVSELEAEASRVLAALDAAKDAKTEADHQFKKQAEESAKEISARTAEVDGLKAKVKEMADYDEIKRELEIMKYVEFSGADFGDDDGEKPQLPDPNASVANKQRGQSLEKLLTSKNRRLLEDLTKLRVSWEDLSSEHAKAEEIIEGLQVDLALQRGLVEKLEGDLMVLNNREDRAGTPGQGLAGLDIGGKPDGRASPANSGSQDSSILPIVTSQRDRFRQRNAELEDELRKQFETISDLRTEVKSLQADNLKLYEKVRYMGSYRDSSIAKAGPSGGASFSGGGAGGLLTGVLGRRDEEIGKYKDKYDESLNPFEAFKGREAQRAIQALNPVERGLFSLTRAIVGNKRARNIFILYAGSLHILILFILWNTMAASDSTSHPPVTIHP
- a CDS encoding transcription elongation factor SPT4, which gives rise to MPPKSGRAELRACLVCSILQSTNDFLTQGCPNCEDILEMRGSAERVAECTSLLYDGMIAMIEPSESWVARWQRIDKRMRGIYAVRVTGRAPQDVIDAIEARGGVYRPRDAVED
- a CDS encoding bromodomain-containing protein 8, coding for MSSKTPLSDPLTIQEKLLLSQAVYKLGAFSWAEVSSLLLDHPCIKDATPHARPAKLFTPERCEGIYKELMGVIGINVPAPDGIKPHAKSHLRLAQNFYIARLTELQNEISSYETQFTSLMSEITALKKGELDNQLREEIKAGLQRKFGKKAVEEWMPGKAEIQKAVEDGPVKEEEMDAVDPEFVKEDREKEEKQKDVEEQGKDVEMVDYSTSEETPAVSVLEKQDGPTKSSKPETVEAKAEKPVEEVKTPKAARTTTSPQPSPLSPAPSDHSSVRSAKSAAEEKEDEDMEEEAGKEEEKEEEGVVPEKKSNKRKAIAQPKGAPPTKRSSRRGAVTEEPEVSEAEEAEEEEGVEEKEEEPPITRGRRSKRSSLTKPSASPSVPPKDTSPTVSRRAPSVSSTASAATPGGEGERRSSRRTAVAAAGRRGMRDDVVSKSVRGQTADAADADDGPPTPTAAEDHEPETRKSTRASRRKSGHPEHQQQAAATPTPVERERRGTRATTRNLRESVENEQELASVNNGDENNDHDDDHTINNNNDEVENPDPDAPVVSVPSNNNRGKGKKSSKPFLFSLLEAIASHRFGTIFESPVRKSDAPDYYSVIKKPMDLKTIKGRIKEGRIERIDELERDVLLMFSNAMMYNASDSQVYGMAKEMMKDCEGHFAHFRNMELELDKEG